The Lentzea guizhouensis genome contains a region encoding:
- a CDS encoding superoxide dismutase, whose product MSQYVLPDLPYDYAALEPAITGEILELHHSKHHAAYVKGANDMLERLAETRENDDFSGIVGLEKTFAFNLSGHVLHTMFWDNLSPDGGDRPDGELASAIDEHFGSFDAFAKQLSAATSLVQGSGWGVLAWEPLSQRLIVEQVYDHHGNVGMNTTPVLVFDAWEHAYYLQYRNVRPDYVQKLWSLVNWTDVTRRFDAARVGGSGLVAPSK is encoded by the coding sequence ATGAGCCAGTACGTGCTGCCGGACCTGCCTTATGACTACGCGGCACTCGAGCCCGCGATTACCGGGGAGATCCTGGAGCTGCACCACAGCAAGCACCATGCGGCCTATGTCAAGGGCGCCAACGACATGCTCGAGCGGCTCGCCGAGACCCGCGAGAACGACGACTTCTCGGGCATCGTCGGCCTGGAGAAGACTTTCGCGTTCAACCTGTCCGGGCACGTCCTGCACACGATGTTCTGGGACAATCTGAGCCCCGACGGTGGCGACCGGCCCGACGGCGAGCTGGCCTCGGCAATCGACGAGCACTTCGGGTCGTTCGACGCGTTCGCCAAGCAGCTGTCGGCCGCGACCTCGCTGGTGCAGGGCTCAGGCTGGGGCGTGCTGGCATGGGAGCCGCTGTCGCAGCGGCTGATCGTGGAGCAGGTCTATGACCACCACGGCAACGTCGGCATGAACACCACTCCGGTGCTCGTTTTCGACGCCTGGGAGCACGCCTACTACCTGCAGTACCGCAACGTGCGGCCGGACTACGTGCAGAAGCTGTGGTCGCTGGTCAACTGGACCGACGTGACTCGCCGCTTCGACGCCGCCCGCGTCGGCGGCTCCGGACTGGTCGCGCCCTCGAAGTAG
- a CDS encoding STAS domain-containing protein, whose product MDAPFRHDVAPCTVEAQVRDCVPVVVIGGEIDTSNDAEISRVIGAQLEPRMPLVVVDLRKVRFLGSAGVRLLLENHLLARSVGTTFIVVADHRVVLRPLEITGLDHIVELHSGFPELVDHSSP is encoded by the coding sequence ATGGATGCTCCGTTCCGGCACGATGTAGCACCCTGCACCGTCGAGGCTCAAGTGCGTGACTGTGTGCCTGTCGTCGTGATCGGCGGAGAGATCGACACCAGCAACGACGCCGAGATCAGTCGCGTGATCGGCGCCCAGCTCGAACCGCGCATGCCGCTCGTGGTCGTCGACTTGCGCAAGGTTCGTTTCCTTGGCTCGGCTGGCGTGAGATTGCTCTTGGAGAATCATCTGCTCGCGCGGAGCGTCGGCACCACGTTCATCGTGGTGGCTGACCATCGTGTTGTGCTGCGCCCGCTGGAAATAACCGGGCTTGATCATATCGTGGAGTTGCACTCAGGGTTTCCCGAGCTGGTTGACCACAGCTCGCCGTAG
- a CDS encoding sigma-70 family RNA polymerase sigma factor — MLRCDDAEITSQALRAGAGDRAATEAFVRATQADVRRFVAYLAGDVRLADDLAQETYLRALPALARFEHRSPARAWLLSVARRVVADHIRSLRARPRPHNGSDTVDQVDPGFAEVVLNELVGALDPERRSAFVLTQLLGLSYAEAAEVCGCPIGTIRSRVARAREDLVTAIHDDRTGRRVS; from the coding sequence ATGCTGCGCTGCGACGACGCCGAGATCACCAGCCAAGCGCTCCGCGCGGGCGCCGGCGACCGTGCCGCCACGGAGGCGTTCGTCCGCGCCACGCAGGCCGACGTGCGGCGATTCGTCGCCTATCTGGCCGGCGACGTGCGGCTCGCGGACGACCTCGCGCAGGAGACCTACCTGCGGGCGTTGCCGGCACTGGCCCGCTTCGAACACAGGTCACCGGCCCGTGCGTGGCTGCTGTCGGTGGCGCGCCGGGTGGTCGCGGACCACATCCGGTCTCTGCGCGCCCGACCTCGCCCGCACAACGGCTCGGACACCGTCGACCAGGTCGATCCGGGCTTCGCCGAGGTCGTGCTCAACGAGCTGGTCGGCGCGCTCGACCCCGAGCGGCGCTCGGCGTTCGTGCTGACCCAGCTGCTGGGGTTGTCCTACGCTGAGGCCGCCGAAGTCTGTGGTTGCCCGATCGGAACGATCCGCTCGCGGGTGGCCCGAGCACGCGAGGACCTGGTGACAGCGATCCACGACGACCGAACCGGCCGTCGCGTGTCCTGA
- a CDS encoding CorA family divalent cation transporter — protein sequence MTPQLNGDTRKISTWVAIIALPTMGVGLYGMNFDHMPEL from the coding sequence GTGACGCCTCAGCTCAACGGCGATACGCGCAAGATCTCCACGTGGGTGGCGATCATCGCGCTGCCGACCATGGGAGTCGGTCTGTACGGCATGAACTTCGACCACATGCCCGAACTCTGA